In the Maribacter sp. MJ134 genome, one interval contains:
- a CDS encoding ABC transporter permease: MAWRDGKASGKRLLLFMASILLGIAAVVSIQSFSQNLKENIGLQSKALMGADYLIDSNQPANARVQQLMDSLGGADAMEVKFASMAAFNKNGATKLVQVRGVEGDFPFYGALETEPADAATTYQERGGALVDATAMLQFNLKPGDSVKLGTLTFPIIGSLVTAPGSTGIGTSVAPPVMVPYRFMQPSGLLQKGSRLAYNYYFLDPDADLEALDETVDPLLDEQNADMDTHTATSQRLGRRYDNVGRFLNLVAFIALLLGCVGIASSVHIYIKEKLKAVAILKCLGASRKQTFLIFLLQIAGMGLLGGLIGTLAGLLLQQSFPLLLQEFLPFDVTISTSYAAIITGLLLGIIMSVLFALSPLINTWYVSPLAVLRVQERTGEKSRWANFGVLAVIVLFVFLFAYWLLGNFKFALGFVTVVLVTFAILGGVAVGFMKLIKRLFPKSWTFTSRQSLLNLFRPNNQTAVLILAIGIGTFLISTLYFTKDFLLAKTSLESSNKSPNMILFDVQTEQKLAVANTITPKGMPVLENIPIITMRLEKIKERSVNAIRLDTTTGINKWILNHEFRVTYRDSLIGSEKLVSGNFGAKAGPDQPIPISLSDNVARDAQVVLGDTLLFNVQGMLMETVVGSIRQVDWGRMQLNFSIVFPTGVLEKAPQFHVLTTNAPSKKASASLQRELVQRFPNVSILDLRQVITLVEGILDKIAWVISFMAFFSMLTGIIVLIGAVRNSKYQRIRESVLLRTLGAKSHQILKITALEYLYLGLLGSGVGILLSLVSSQLLAYFVFDTSFVPSLVPFLVVLPGVTLLVLAIGMSNSSSVLKSPPLQVLRKEAS; the protein is encoded by the coding sequence ATGGCCTGGCGAGACGGTAAGGCCAGCGGCAAGCGTTTACTTCTTTTTATGGCGTCCATTTTACTGGGTATTGCCGCTGTGGTGTCCATACAATCGTTCAGTCAGAATTTAAAAGAGAATATAGGATTACAGTCCAAAGCCTTAATGGGTGCGGACTATTTGATCGACAGTAACCAGCCGGCCAATGCCCGCGTGCAACAGCTGATGGATTCCTTAGGTGGCGCCGATGCCATGGAAGTGAAGTTTGCCTCCATGGCCGCTTTTAACAAGAACGGTGCGACAAAATTGGTGCAAGTACGTGGGGTAGAAGGTGATTTTCCTTTCTATGGCGCATTGGAAACCGAACCTGCCGATGCTGCAACAACCTATCAAGAAAGGGGAGGAGCTTTGGTAGACGCTACTGCAATGCTACAGTTTAACCTGAAACCAGGGGATAGTGTTAAACTGGGTACCCTAACGTTCCCCATCATCGGGTCTTTGGTTACCGCTCCGGGAAGTACGGGAATCGGAACATCCGTTGCGCCACCGGTTATGGTGCCGTACCGCTTTATGCAGCCTAGCGGGTTATTGCAAAAGGGGAGTAGGTTGGCATACAATTACTATTTCCTTGACCCCGATGCCGATTTGGAGGCGCTGGACGAAACCGTGGATCCTTTGTTGGATGAACAGAACGCCGATATGGACACGCACACCGCTACTAGTCAACGCTTGGGAAGACGGTACGACAATGTAGGTCGGTTTTTAAATCTGGTAGCGTTCATCGCTTTGCTACTCGGCTGTGTAGGTATTGCCAGCAGTGTTCATATTTATATTAAAGAAAAACTTAAGGCGGTGGCTATCCTAAAATGCTTGGGAGCATCTAGGAAGCAGACCTTTCTTATCTTCTTACTTCAAATCGCGGGCATGGGCCTTCTAGGTGGGTTGATAGGCACTTTGGCCGGTTTGCTGCTGCAACAATCCTTTCCCTTGCTATTGCAAGAGTTTTTGCCCTTTGACGTCACCATAAGCACTTCGTATGCCGCCATTATCACCGGGCTGTTATTAGGTATTATCATGTCGGTACTCTTTGCGCTTTCGCCTCTTATCAATACTTGGTACGTATCGCCATTAGCCGTCTTACGCGTTCAAGAGCGTACGGGCGAAAAATCGAGATGGGCCAATTTTGGCGTGCTCGCCGTCATCGTGCTTTTTGTTTTTCTATTTGCCTATTGGCTGTTGGGTAATTTTAAATTTGCCCTTGGTTTTGTAACTGTGGTACTGGTAACCTTCGCCATTTTGGGAGGAGTGGCCGTTGGATTTATGAAGCTGATAAAACGCCTATTTCCAAAGTCATGGACCTTCACGTCTCGGCAGAGTCTATTGAACCTTTTTCGGCCCAACAATCAGACTGCGGTACTCATTTTGGCCATCGGTATCGGTACTTTTTTAATCAGCACGCTCTACTTTACCAAAGATTTTTTACTAGCAAAAACTTCGTTGGAATCTAGCAACAAGAGTCCCAATATGATTCTTTTCGATGTACAGACCGAACAAAAATTGGCCGTCGCCAATACAATTACCCCAAAAGGCATGCCTGTTTTGGAAAATATTCCGATTATTACCATGCGCTTGGAAAAGATTAAAGAACGCTCCGTGAACGCCATTCGGTTGGACACTACGACCGGAATCAATAAATGGATTCTAAACCATGAGTTCCGTGTCACGTACCGGGATTCCTTGATCGGTTCCGAAAAACTGGTATCGGGCAACTTTGGGGCCAAGGCAGGACCCGACCAACCTATACCTATTTCCTTGTCGGATAATGTGGCCCGGGATGCGCAAGTGGTTTTGGGAGATACCTTACTATTTAATGTGCAAGGAATGCTTATGGAAACTGTGGTGGGTAGCATTCGCCAAGTGGATTGGGGTAGAATGCAACTGAATTTCTCTATCGTCTTCCCTACTGGAGTTTTGGAAAAGGCCCCGCAATTTCACGTATTGACGACCAATGCGCCCAGTAAGAAGGCTTCGGCGAGTTTACAGCGCGAATTGGTGCAGCGGTTCCCCAATGTGTCCATTTTAGACTTGCGACAGGTGATTACCCTTGTAGAGGGCATTCTGGATAAAATAGCTTGGGTCATTAGTTTTATGGCCTTTTTTAGTATGCTTACCGGTATCATTGTACTTATAGGTGCCGTACGTAATAGTAAATATCAACGAATACGTGAAAGTGTGCTGTTGCGTACCCTAGGGGCCAAAAGCCATCAAATCCTAAAAATTACCGCTCTGGAATATCTGTATTTAGGACTCTTGGGCAGCGGGGTTGGCATTTTGCTGTCCTTGGTCAGTAGCCAATTATTGGCCTATTTTGTTTTTGATACTTCCTTTGTACCTTCTTTGGTGCCGTTTTTGGTGGTTTTGCCGGGGGTGACATTGTTGGTATTGGCCATAGGGATGTCTAATAGCAGCAGTGTTTTAAAAAGTCCACCGTTACAAGTATTGCGCAAGGAGGCAAGTTAA